In one window of Eggerthella guodeyinii DNA:
- a CDS encoding ABC transporter permease subunit: MPDNISEILLEVGKTLGETAFMCSIALVIAIVAGGALGILLYASSTHLFINSPLLNKVLGVTVNVVRSIPFLILLIFLLPLSALVVGTKIGTEAVVIPLAVAAVAFFARLSEASLAEVDRGMIEAAFASGASKLKTMFCIVLPEAHVPLVKDVTITAISLLGFSAMAGLVGGGGLGDLAYRYGYQRYNVGIMIACIVVLVVLVQIIQAAGDGYANRIERKRS; the protein is encoded by the coding sequence ATGCCGGATAACATCAGCGAGATTCTTCTCGAAGTGGGCAAAACGCTGGGAGAAACCGCGTTCATGTGCAGCATCGCGCTGGTCATCGCCATCGTGGCGGGCGGCGCGCTGGGCATCCTGCTCTACGCTTCCAGCACGCACCTGTTCATAAACAGCCCCTTGCTCAACAAGGTGCTGGGCGTGACGGTGAACGTGGTGCGCTCTATTCCGTTCCTGATCCTGCTCATCTTCCTGCTGCCGCTCTCGGCATTGGTGGTGGGCACGAAAATCGGCACCGAGGCCGTGGTGATTCCCCTGGCCGTCGCGGCGGTGGCCTTCTTCGCGCGGCTGAGCGAGGCATCGCTGGCCGAAGTGGACAGGGGCATGATCGAGGCTGCGTTCGCCAGCGGAGCCAGCAAGCTGAAAACGATGTTCTGCATCGTGCTGCCGGAAGCGCACGTGCCGCTGGTGAAGGACGTCACCATCACCGCCATCTCGCTGCTGGGATTCTCGGCCATGGCGGGACTCGTGGGAGGCGGGGGCCTGGGCGACCTCGCGTACCGGTACGGCTACCAGCGCTACAACGTGGGAATCATGATCGCGTGCATCGTGGTGCTGGTGGTGCTGGTCCAGATCATCCAGGCAGCAGGCGACGGCTACGCCAACCGCATCGAACGGAAGCGCTCGTAA
- a CDS encoding MetQ/NlpA family ABC transporter substrate-binding protein, whose protein sequence is MTTRSESPEAPSESRPPRTRRVIAALVACLAAALLILPGCTSADGAADAKTIRVGVCAGPYQDMFEQAIEPSLTEQGYTVKYVEFSDYVQPNNALADGEIDLNLFQHATYLESFSSQHNLDLTSVVEVPTAAMGVFLGKAGSLDQLSPHATVAIPNDDTNLSRALRVLQQSGLITLDAAVDPAKAGVNDIAENPRELSFQQVNAEVLPTVLDSVDAAVINGNYAIGAGLDLADAAYVEQLSEGYYNVIAVQGADADAEFAQAVKGIVQSDAFKSIIDDPDNIFAGFGKPSSY, encoded by the coding sequence ATGACCACCCGCAGCGAATCCCCTGAAGCCCCTTCCGAATCGCGCCCGCCGCGAACCCGCCGCGTCATCGCAGCCCTTGTCGCCTGCCTGGCCGCCGCCCTGCTCATCCTGCCCGGCTGCACGTCGGCCGACGGCGCCGCCGACGCCAAAACCATTCGGGTCGGCGTGTGCGCAGGGCCGTATCAGGACATGTTCGAGCAGGCCATCGAGCCCTCCCTGACCGAGCAGGGCTACACGGTGAAGTACGTCGAATTCTCCGACTACGTGCAGCCGAACAACGCCCTGGCCGACGGCGAGATCGATCTCAACCTGTTCCAGCATGCCACCTACCTGGAGAGCTTCTCCAGCCAGCACAACCTCGACCTCACATCCGTCGTCGAAGTGCCCACCGCCGCCATGGGCGTGTTCCTGGGCAAAGCCGGCTCGCTCGACCAGCTGTCCCCGCACGCCACCGTCGCCATCCCCAACGACGACACCAACCTGTCGAGAGCGTTGCGCGTGCTGCAGCAATCCGGCCTCATCACGCTGGACGCCGCCGTCGATCCCGCGAAAGCAGGGGTGAACGACATCGCGGAAAACCCGCGCGAACTCTCGTTCCAGCAGGTCAACGCCGAAGTGCTTCCCACCGTGCTGGACAGCGTCGACGCTGCGGTGATCAACGGCAACTACGCCATCGGCGCAGGCCTCGACCTTGCCGACGCGGCGTACGTCGAGCAGCTGTCCGAGGGATACTACAACGTCATCGCCGTGCAGGGCGCCGACGCCGACGCCGAATTCGCCCAGGCCGTGAAAGGCATCGTGCAGTCCGATGCGTTCAAAAGCATCATCGACGACCCCGACAACATCTTCGCCGGCTTCGGCAAACCGAGTTCGTACTAG
- a CDS encoding methionine ABC transporter ATP-binding protein: MIELKNLQVEFSRDGVSAAAVDDVSLTIREGEVFGIIGSSGAGKSTLVRTINLLQAPTAGDIVIDGTSIVGQTGARLRETRCGIGMIFQHFNLWNAKTVYDNVAFPLKNAGWKKRSIEERVTELLEFVKLSEKRDAYPQTLSGGQKQRVAIARALAANTRILLCDEPTSALDLETTKSVLDVLKRVNEQLGVTIVVITHELDVVKSICDRVAVMDGGRVVEEGETYEVFSNPQSEMLRGLVRHSQNFALPSDVFEQSGSIIKLTYAGENATEPVLFEAGKLFDVRLSILHGKIEYINEKPFGILYVRAEGAHDQIDRATAHLKEQVEQLEVLKHAG, encoded by the coding sequence ATGATAGAGCTGAAAAACCTCCAGGTTGAGTTTTCCCGAGACGGGGTTTCCGCCGCAGCCGTCGACGACGTGAGCCTGACCATCCGGGAAGGCGAGGTGTTCGGCATCATCGGGTCGAGCGGCGCCGGCAAGTCGACGCTCGTGCGCACCATCAACCTCCTACAGGCGCCCACGGCGGGAGATATCGTGATCGACGGCACGTCCATCGTGGGCCAAACCGGAGCCCGCCTGCGCGAAACGCGCTGCGGCATCGGCATGATCTTCCAGCACTTCAACCTGTGGAACGCCAAAACCGTCTACGACAACGTGGCCTTCCCCCTGAAGAACGCCGGCTGGAAGAAGCGGAGCATCGAGGAACGCGTGACCGAGCTGCTGGAATTCGTGAAGCTGAGCGAGAAGCGCGACGCCTACCCCCAAACGTTGAGCGGCGGGCAGAAGCAGCGCGTGGCCATCGCGCGCGCCCTGGCCGCCAACACCCGCATCCTCCTGTGCGACGAGCCCACCAGCGCGCTCGATCTTGAAACCACGAAATCGGTGCTCGACGTGCTGAAACGCGTGAACGAGCAGCTCGGCGTGACCATCGTGGTCATCACTCACGAGCTGGATGTGGTGAAAAGCATCTGCGATCGCGTCGCGGTGATGGACGGCGGACGCGTGGTGGAGGAAGGCGAAACCTACGAGGTGTTCTCCAACCCGCAGTCCGAGATGCTGCGAGGTCTGGTGCGGCACTCCCAGAACTTCGCCCTGCCGAGCGACGTGTTCGAGCAAAGCGGCTCCATCATCAAGCTCACCTATGCAGGGGAAAACGCCACCGAACCCGTGCTGTTCGAGGCGGGGAAGCTGTTCGACGTGCGCCTTTCCATCCTGCACGGAAAGATCGAGTACATCAACGAAAAGCCTTTCGGCATTCTGTACGTGCGAGCCGAGGGCGCTCACGACCAAATCGACCGAGCGACTGCGCATCTGAAAGAGCAGGTCGAGCAACTGGAGGTGCTGAAGCATGCCGGATAA
- a CDS encoding aminopeptidase yields the protein MERDVAWKKYDDADLEALEHLAAEYIDFISDNKTERECAAAAIALAEEHGYLSLDDAVREGRALKTGDKVWAQAHGKALILVQLGEEPLAAGLNILGAHIDSPRLDLKQNPLYESNGFALLDTHYYGGIKNYQWVTLPLAMHGVIAKKDGTVVDVQVGDDPDDPVFCVTDLLIHLAGKQMAKKANEVVEGEDLDILIGNRPAVSAAQDADATAAPADDAEKESVKAFALKLLAEKYGIDEEDFLSAEIEIVPAGRARDLGFDRSMVIGYGQDDRVCAYTSLVAQLAVEQPAKTAVCVLVDKEEIGSVGATGMASQFFENTIAEIMELAGEGGPLPLRRALASSSMLSSDVSAGFDPAYASAFEAKNSAFLGRGLVFNKYTGSRGKSGSNDANAEYVARIRRVMDDAGVSFQTAELGKVDVGGGGTIAYIPAKYGMDVIDSGVPVLSMHSPWEVTSKADIYEAFKGYEAFLKNA from the coding sequence ATGGAACGGGACGTGGCTTGGAAGAAATACGACGACGCCGACCTTGAGGCGCTCGAGCATCTGGCGGCCGAATACATCGACTTCATCTCGGACAACAAGACGGAGCGCGAATGCGCGGCGGCGGCTATCGCGCTGGCGGAGGAGCACGGCTACCTCAGCCTCGACGACGCGGTGCGCGAAGGTCGCGCGCTCAAGACCGGCGACAAGGTGTGGGCGCAGGCGCACGGCAAGGCGCTCATCCTCGTGCAGCTGGGCGAGGAGCCGCTTGCGGCGGGCCTCAACATCCTGGGCGCGCACATCGACAGCCCGCGCCTCGACCTCAAGCAGAACCCGCTGTACGAATCGAACGGGTTCGCGCTGCTCGACACACACTATTACGGCGGCATCAAGAACTACCAGTGGGTCACGCTGCCGCTGGCCATGCACGGCGTGATCGCCAAGAAGGACGGCACCGTGGTGGACGTCCAGGTGGGCGACGACCCGGACGATCCCGTGTTCTGCGTCACCGACCTGCTGATCCACCTGGCGGGCAAGCAGATGGCGAAGAAAGCCAACGAGGTGGTGGAGGGCGAGGACCTCGACATCCTCATCGGCAATCGCCCGGCTGTCAGCGCCGCGCAGGATGCGGACGCAACCGCCGCCCCGGCGGACGACGCCGAGAAGGAATCCGTCAAGGCGTTCGCGCTCAAGCTGCTGGCCGAGAAGTACGGCATCGACGAAGAGGACTTCCTGTCGGCCGAGATCGAGATCGTTCCCGCCGGTCGCGCGCGTGACCTCGGGTTCGACCGCAGCATGGTGATCGGCTACGGCCAGGACGACCGCGTGTGCGCCTACACCTCGCTGGTCGCGCAGCTGGCCGTGGAGCAGCCGGCGAAGACCGCCGTGTGCGTGCTCGTGGACAAGGAGGAGATCGGCAGCGTGGGCGCCACCGGCATGGCGTCGCAGTTCTTCGAGAACACCATCGCCGAGATCATGGAGCTGGCGGGCGAGGGCGGCCCGTTGCCGCTGCGCCGCGCGCTGGCGTCCTCCAGCATGCTGTCGTCCGATGTGTCCGCCGGCTTCGACCCCGCTTACGCGAGCGCCTTCGAGGCGAAGAACTCCGCGTTCCTCGGGCGCGGCCTCGTGTTCAACAAGTATACAGGCAGCCGCGGCAAGAGCGGCTCCAACGATGCGAACGCCGAGTACGTCGCGCGCATCCGTCGCGTCATGGACGACGCAGGCGTGTCGTTCCAGACCGCCGAGCTGGGCAAAGTGGACGTGGGCGGCGGCGGGACCATCGCCTACATCCCCGCCAAGTACGGCATGGACGTGATCGACTCGGGCGTGCCGGTGCTGTCGATGCACTCCCCGTGGGAAGTCACCAGCAAAGCCGACATCTACGAGGCGTTCAAGGGCTACGAAGCGTTCCTGAAGAACGCGTAG